The region ACGCCGACACAATTATACAGATACGCATACCGATATGGTCTGAACGTGACCCAAATACACAAATAGCTGGCCAACATTTTTGAGGCTGCGAAAAGCCAAACAATCGTGGAACTGGACTTGAGATCGTGTGTAATGCTATTCTATGTATTTTTCGGTTCGATTCCAGTGTTTAATTGAGGTGATCCGCCTGCATACTTGTtacttttatgttttatggCTTCCGTTCTTAATTACGGACTTGATACGGATTTAGCATTTGGGCTTAATTAAAGCCATTTACTAAGCTGCGGTCCAAGTTCCTCTGAGCCCGGTTCAACGACCGTATTACGCAACACACAGAACAGCCGCTAACAATGAGAGTTACTCTGCCCCTTCGCTCGCCAAACGCAGCTAATTTCTCAACGCTGCAGAATCGTGACTGAAAGAAAGGCCAAGCCATACCACACCAATCCAAAGCAAACAGAACAGAGCGGAGCGGAGCGGAGCTGAACAGAACGCTCGATCAATGAATGTGTTGTCACCGCAAGAGGCCTCCGGGCATGGGCATAAGTATGCGAGAAATAGACGCAAAAGCGACTCGCCTTGTCATCGGATCCCGGAGCAGGTCCAGTTAACTCCAGCCaactcatcatcatcatttgtTGTCGCCAGTTTATGGTTCGCTTTCTTTGAGTGCTCCGGTTTATGTCATCATTTCTGTACATTTTCCAGCCATGAACTTTCTTTGCCAGATCGAACTCCGGCTCAATTAGGCGTGTGTTGAACCTCGAGCTGGGATGGGTTGAGAACCAGTTGGCAGGCACCTGTGGCCCTGGGAATGGGAACCTGGGGTTAAATGCATTTCCGTGCGGTTATATAAACTGTGGGCAGATTATACAATCAGTTAAACGATTCCCGTTTGGGTCGCTTTctatgcacacacacacttttgCTTTCCATTTGGGGCATTTTAGGCATGACTAAACCAAGCAATCCGCCATATTACACATACGCCCCGAGTGCCTCGGCAAATTTAGCTTCGttcggtttctgtttctgtgttTTGTTTCATATTTCCCCGTTTTTGCATATGCAAGTCACCGGAGACAGACTTTCACCTACTTGAGTCAGCGGCGAAGTATTGCTTCTACGCACTTGTTGCTTCCTCTGTTTCGCCCgcttctttttgttgttgttgctgggcCGTGCCCATCGGTTTTggtgtagaaaaaaaaaatatatggatAAGTTTAGTGATCAATTTGAATATGGCCGTAAAAAACGTTTCACATTTCTCATGACTCATATGGAGGGAAGAAGACTAACCAACTTGCATGCTCTTTTTGCAGATGGGTGCACAACACACGGATTCAGACACCTACACGTACACAGCAGCCAGGGCGGTAGAAGCCTCAGATCTGACCCTCAACAAAAGCAGAGCATCAGCGATAGCCCCGGCCAAGATGCCACGCCCCAGCCTCGTCTTCAGCCTCCTCACACTGGGcagcctgctgctgctgccgacGACGATAGACGCCAGTCCCGTCTTTGTGGATAATCCCAGCTTAGCACAGTGTAAGTACCCGAATTGCCCACTCTCACTTCACTTATTGAATCATCGGCCCAATCAAGTTTACGGGTGTCAAGTCATTGACGCTCTCGCTTAGCTGGAATTACTCAgctgcagatgcagatacCGATTTCATCAGGCCCTTTCTTCTACATTGTTTCCCAAGAACTCCAGCACTTTCTCTCACGTagataattaagtttttttttttcttttggaaaCGCCCAGCCAGGGGAGCATCTAAAGAGATTACAATGAAATTAGGCTCAGGCCCTCCTTTATACAGAAGCTATAagaaacttaaacaaaatataataagcaCGTTCCAATTAAAGTAACAAGTATGAGATGTGAAGTCTGGCACAccctttgaaatattttaaagttaagccAAAGTTAATAACTTCATAGTTTCTATGCAACTAGGACACTTCAGGATGCAAAATGCCTTTAAAAGCATACAACCCATAATGAAGACAGCTTAGTGCCATACaagcttaaaaacttttcccaAACTAGTTTTTAGGTGCACTTTTCTTAACATTATGTTAGAAAATTTTGTAACTAACATGTTTAAAGTCaactataaataaaaggaCTTTTAACCATAAATTAACGGATAAACGATGATTAGAACtaaagctcaactattttatagTTAAAGTAGTTATCAGTTATTTAAACTCAAAagataaattgaaaaagtctTACAGATTAACGTCGAAAAAATGAggataaacataaatttaaataaccaaacgagttttttattacattttttttcgaagtATTAGCCATAAGTATTAAACCCATAGCGGATGAACAACTAGACAAACATAAACTTGAACTATATTAAGCcctaaagaaatttatttaatagtcACTTCTTAAGCGATCAACTTTATGCTTAGAAAATGACTGTTGAAGGTACAATTCCTTTTTAGCACAACAGCAGCTGCTAGCTTTAGACTTTATTGCCAAAAAATCGCGAGCTTGGCAgcagaaaacaaaagactcaAGCGACGAACTCGCAAGAAGTGAGACCAAATTGagaacagaaacagaaacagcgacagagccagagccagagcatTTCTAATGAAagtaatcaaaattaatgacaACAGAGACAGGCGTTGCCGGGAACGAAGATTAATTGGGTCAGAGCCATTAAGAATCAAATTTATACGCTATTAGCACTTCCTCTGCGTCCGCACACAGCTGCCAATTTGTCTGCCGAACGACAACAAAGCGCAGCCTTTGAGCGGCCAGCGGAGagatgaaaataaaactacgAAACTTTCATATAAACCGGGGCTGGCCTGGCCAAAGAGCCAACTGGCAAACGTCAGCGAGCAAAAGCAATTGAGGTCAGCCATCAAAGAATGTTGCCATAAAATAAGCAACTGCCGCCGCCAGTCGGGCCAGTCCGACTAAAACACtcggacatggacatggacacgGGCACGGACCGGGAatcggaattggaattggaatcgGAATCATACTCGGACTTGGACTCGGACTCGGACTCGCACTCTTGCCAAGAAAGCGTGTGCCGGCGAGCATTTCATGTTTACGACTGGACCTCAGCGgcaacaaagaaaatataaattatcttGATACACACTGGCAGACCGACAGCCGGAGTACCGGAGACGGGAAGAGGCGGCTGCAGAAAGCGGAAAGTAAATTTGATGGCAAGTGAAAGGGAAATAAGACAAACAAACCCGGAGATCGAACCGCGTCCGCGGTTCTTGGcttttggctctgggctgacggTGACCCACTTAGCCGCTGCGCCACTCACCACAATCGGGCCACGAAAATGTGGTGCCGCATTCGCATGCCAAAAACGAATTTCCTACCTTGCAATGCGGGTCTGTCGCCGGTCCCACCTCCCACCTCCCAGCCAGCTCCCATCACCTCGGCAAGTTCGATTCTGGCTATTTGGTAGGCCAGGCGAGTGGCTAGCGAAACATATGCTAAGCTGTTGACCCAAAAAGCCACAAAACGAAATgcaaacagaaacagaaacagaaccGCTGCCGACTGGGCCACGATCTATGAAACGTGACAATGTCTCGGTCTCGGGCTGAATCCACTTTTCGATGGATTGATTTTGGCTTTCGGCTCTGCTGCCCGCAAGTTCGTGCCTTGAGTCATCTGTTTTTGGTTCGCCTTTTAGGCATACAAACTGGAAAATGACCAGGAGAGCTCAGGCCAAAATGTAGTGTTAATTGCATAAGAAATGTGCGACACTTTATGGCTAAAGTTCAATAAACGCAAAACACCACAAAGGCAGTtggcaaaatttatttgaataccCTCCAAAAAAGTGGGAATATCAATGCATTGAGTTGCcttaaatgcaaattgtgtAACatgtctttgttttttaataatgatttcATGTTGTTATTTCTGGcgcttaattttaattttaatttatagtaTATCGCAGTTTGAGAAGATAGATCAAAATGGTATACAGCTTATTCGATTGGccaatgaatattaaaaaaattgtacatatcAGATTTTTTCTAAGTCTTAATCAATGCTATGGaattaataattgaaaccCTATACAGAAAATGTTCACATTTAGCAAAAAGTATCATCTTAACAAAGATTTAGTTACTTAGaataatttttggaaaatattttttttattaatattaataatttctaatattttctACACCGCTCTCAACTTTTCCCAGAAATAGGTTTGCCTAAAGTAAAACTGTTAACAATCCTTTTAAAACCGATGTATGAGTAGCTCATATAATACTAAATGAAAGCATTTTCCGAAAATCGCACCTCCCATAATACTTTCCAAAGAGGTATTTAAGAAATCGCCTTGCACAAACGACGttcgatttattttccttacAATTAGCGCCAAAATCGAGCAAAGTGGCTTATTTATGTGCGAGTATATTAAGCGCTAAGCCCGAAATGTCTCGGCCTGCTTGCTAAGTAAATTTATGACCAAAATCAGGACCGCCAGCTGGGATTTCTTTGGAGGCTCTTGCTGTTCGAAGCTCCCTCGTCCCTGGCCGCGATCTGTCAGAACCCCGAAACACAAATAACTCTTGGCCCCGTGCTGCCGCGTGTAATTATATAAGTTCAAAGCTCGAGCTCTCGGATAATTCTTGGCTCGATTACACAATGACGGTGATGACGATGCTGGCGGTTCTTGGAGAAGCGGCAGCCGCAGAAAAgcagaaatcataaataaataacaataatgcGGATGGGCTACTGTTGCCTCATCGGGCGGTCTTATGTGTATATTTTGGCCGGGTGATGATGACGCCCTTCAGCGATCTGGCGGCTTTTATGGGTTCTCCTCGTACTCtgggctttggctttgggctCATGTTCGTGTTCGCTTGTTGCCACTTCATTTTCACTTGTGTTAACTGTTTGCCTAACGGTAAAGGCCTGGCTCAAATTGGCGTACAAATTCGAAGGCGTTAATCGCCGCGGCAAACGGAAATGGTGTGGAGCAGTCCATTCGAGTTTGTGGCACCAGAATAGGAATCTTATTTGCTAAGTCCCTCCATCATCACCATCGCCATCATCATTATATTCGTTATTCTGTGTTACCATTATACTGATTGTTCTGGTAATTGTCTTGCTATTTACAGTCCAATCTGGTCGAAATATCCGTCATCTGCCCTGCATCGTTCGCAAATCGGGGCGCTCGGGAGTCTGCATGTTTGCCATTGATTGCATCAAGCAGAATGGCACGCATCTGGGAACCTGCATCGATCGCTTTTACTTTGGCTCGTGCTGTGCAATGAAGGTGAGTTATCCACATCCCTCAGTCTCCGCCAGAGTCCACTAATTATCCTTTTTATTTGCCGCAGGAGGAAGCCTCGCTCTTTGCCCCGGAAATCAACGACAACAGCATCGACCAGAACACCATATCCCACTTTGCCCACGAGTCCACCACGCTGCCCACCAGCGCCCTGTTCAAGCTAACCACCGAAAGCAGTCTCTCCAGTAGTAGCAGCACCCACCAGCACGCCACCAACGAGCTGCTGAGGAACGTCACTCAGTCGTACCTGAGCACCGCCAAGCCAGCACCTGTTCGACCCGCCAGCAACAGTTCGCTGTCAAGCACACGCCGCCCCCCGCTGGCCCACAGCACCCACAAGAACTCGCACTTTGTGGTGCGCACCACTGTGAAGCCCAGTGTGGTGCAGACAACGACGACACTAACGCCAACTATTAAGCCGCCACGCCGACGAACGACCACCGCCAAACCGGTGCTAACCACGGCTCCGATTGTGGTTGAGCAGCGCATTGAAACCACCACGGTGCCCACAAAGTTTGTAACTTTCCAAATTGTGGAGACCACGACGCCGTCGGTGACGGAACCCACCCACCTGCAGGAGACCACTACTGCCACCAGCACCAGGCGGCACACAAGACCAACGGGAAGCAGCAGCTCAGTGGCCAGCAGAACAACTAGTAAAACAACAACCACCAGTACCAGCACCACCCCTACccccacaacaacaacaacaacagaagcaCCAGCCACAACAACAAGCACTAAAGCACCTGTAACCACGCAACGTCCAACACCGCCACTGCGAACCACCACGCCAACAAAACCACACAAAACCCATTCGAGCCGTAGGCCAGCGCCAGCGAAAAAGCCAGCGAGTTCGACAACAACCACTGCCAGTGGATCGCAGTCCACAAGGAAGCCGGCTGATAGTCTGGCGAGTAGCAGCACCACTGCTAATGCCACCACAGCCACCACCTTGCCAGCTCGCAGGCCTGTCATTCAggcgagcagcagcagttccACATCAACTACAACCAACGTTTTCAAGGACGAATTGATTAAGAACGGCACCACAACAAGACTGCCAGAACGCACCACCCAGGCTCCGCGACCCAAACCAAAACCCACCGGGGAAATTGTCAAGGTGCCCGCTCTGCTGGCTGAGCCAGCAACAACTACCGGAACAACAGCGACATCGAGCAGCAGCGGTCCTTCAAAGTCGCCAGCCAGTGCCACCACACCTGTGGTAAGCAAAAAGAAGCCAAGCACCACCTCTGCAGCTCCTACAACTTCGACAACAACCACAACGCCGAAGCCCACTCGAAGATCCACAACAAAAgctccaacaacaacaacaaccaccactaaggcaacaacaacaacaactaagGCGACAACCACCAccacatcaacaacaacaacaacaacaaccactgCAAAGCCTTTGCTCACCACCGAGGCACCGACAACAGCACCCCTAACAACAACCACCAAAAAGACCGGACTTATCACCTGGACAGATGTGGAGGCTGAGCCACCGACCAATGCTAGCATTTCCAACGATTGGCAACCAGCACCACCTTCAAATTGGCTGCCACTTGCCACCCAAACACCTGAGGCGGCGACCCAAACATTGGCAACAACAGGTGAGTCTTGCACCActcaaagaaaacaatttacttaGTGAAGTGTTATCAGCATTAATTTACAAGAAGCCTACCAAAATCCTTTGGAAGTcgtatattaaacaaaaaaaatcaagcaaCGGTATTTAATTCCAAATAGGATTGATAACAGGGTAATCTGAAacattcttaaattttttcgaaacaAATGAATATATTCATTATTATGCGATCGTATCCACATTTCTTActtaaagaaaactaaaacattaataataacaaaaaaacgttttttttttaaatctattttaaatgtattttaaatatgtagttactgttattttattttatgaaaccTTTTCGATAAACAAGCTCACGCTTGAGGATATTTTCTCAGTGCCTTTAATGGGCAAGCTAATGCCTGTTTTCCATTCCCTTCACAGCACCACCCAGCGCCACCGACAAAGTGGTCATCTCCGTGGCCACCAGCGTCAGTGAGGTGGAGACGCACGGACCAGGCAAGCCGCATAGGACCACGAAGCCACCGAAACCTTCCAGCACCGCCAAGCCcgccacaacaacaaccacgGCAGCTACAAGCACAGAAAAAACCACAGAGGCACCACCGAGCAGCATAGAATTAGTCTCATCTACATCATCTTACACCGATATTAGCAGTGAGGTggcagccagcagcagcagcagtagcagcaccACTAGTACCACGACTAGCAGCCCAACAAGCACAGCTGAAACAACCGATTATAGCGGCGAAGAACCAAACACAACGACCATCGAGGCTACAGGCAGCACCACCGTGGCACCCGCCAATGCATTGGAGGGCGTCGATTACAAGGAAGGTAAGTGCCGAGCCGAGAAAACCCGTTTCCTGCGGGGAGAAATCTATTAATACCCTCGTGGCTGACTTTGGCCATAAGACAAAGCCAACGTGCGTGGccattaaattcaatttgaaggCTAAACGCTGGCCTTGAGCCCGCATCGGGCTGAAGACCACGAAGCGGAGACATCTTCCGAGATTCTGCCCTGGGTCAGCTCATAAATGCTTACACCGGGAGAAAGTGCAACCAAAGTTGTAGTAGTAGTTTATACAGGCTGTTCTTGAGAGCACTTAAAACATAAGAACATAACACTATTTGGCTTATAGGTCTTCAAatctataattttaaatgaatttttaatctaaaatCTCAGTCTAAATAccagaaaattattttaggaaacgaaattcaaatgaaattatttttttttgtagcctTGACTTAGAGCaatctaaaaacaatttaaaggaGAATGATCCGTCACACTTGCTTCTAAGCTTAAGCTTTGTGTAATTGTCTCTTCTAAACTTTTATATAAAGTCAACTAATCTACTATTCTATTAAAAATAGGAAGTGATATTTTTCCATGTGTAAGAACACTCCTAAGCTGGACTTTTGCTAGACGCAGTCCGCAACAATTTTTACAGCAATCATTTACAATAATGACTGCATCGTGTATGGGATCGCGTCGGTCATTGTGCCGCCTGGGTCACGTTGTCGGTCGTctgccaaagccaaagcaaaaGCCAGAGCCAAAACCCACCAAAAACCAGCCAAGCCGCACCCCTGTTCCCTGCAGCCCGTTGACCGATTTGCGGCGGCCAGAGCAATCTTGATCCACGAACCGAAACGAGTCGCGGTTTGGTTCGGATCGGTTCGGTTCGGGCCAAGACAAGACAAGTTGCTGGCCATAAAGTAGGCCGTTGACTGCCTGTGCCTGCCTTGCGGCTGGCCAAAGTCAAGGACTGCGCTGCTGCGCCTCCATGGCCAAAGCACATTACATTTGGGCCGAGATGACTGAGTGCCAGGCGGAgtgattaaaatgtttaaggcCCTGGCGGGCCCATTACTTTAATTGTGACCTGGCGCAGGCCTATTAGCCAAGAGATCCCACTCTTTTTTCACGTATGCTGTATGCTGTATGCTGTATTCTATATTCTGTTTCCTTTTCTCGCCAGTCTGCGGTCGTCGCATGTTCCCCGAGCCCCGGATCGTTGGAGGAGCTAATGCCGCCTTCGGCCGCTGGCCCTGGCAGATCTCCCTGCGTCAATGGCGCACCTCCACCTATCTGCACAAGTGCGGAGCTGCCCTGCTGAACGAGAACTGGGCAATTACGGCGGCCCATTGCGTGGACAAGTGAGTAGAGCGGCCAATGGCCTTTTCTCGAATCCCAGTTCCCATGAGTGCGACTTTCAGCGTGCCACCCTCTGATCTGCTGCTGCGCCTGGGCGAATACGACCtggccgaggaggaggagccctACGGCTATCAGGAGCGCCGTGTCCAGATAGTCGCCTCTCACCCGCAGTTCGATCCGCGCACCTTTGAGTACGACCTGGCCCTGCTGAGGTGAGTTTTGAGCTGCGCCCAGTGGGGGTAACCAATAAAGTGTTACGTTTACGTTTCCCCACAGGTTCTACGAGCCCGTGGTCTTCCAGCCCAACATCATTCCCGTTTGTGTGCCCGACAACGATGAGAACTTCATTGGACAGACGGCCTTCGTGACCGGCTGGGGCCGCCTGTACGAGGACGGACCCCTGCCCAGCGTGCTCCAGGAGGTGGCCGTGCCCGTGATCAACAACACTATCTGCGAGTCCATGTACCGCTCCGCGGGCTACATCGAGCACATACCGCACATATTCATCTGCGCCGGCTGGAAGAAGGGCGGCTACGACTCCTGCGAAGGTGAGTGATGCCGATGGCCAGCGATCGGGAACGGGCAATTCTGTAAACCAATCTGTCTTCTGTCCGCAGGCGATTCCGGTGGCCCGATGGTGCTGCAAAGGGAGACGGACAAGCGGTTCCAGCTGGGAGGCGTCATCTCGTGGGGCATCGGGTGTGCGGAGGCCAACCAGCCGGGCGTGTACACCCGCATCTCGGAGTTCCGGGACTGGATCAACCAGATATTGCAGTTCTAGTTCCCGCCTGGCCAGATCCTTAGCGAATGCCTAGCACGTCTTCCCCACAACGGCATCGGAATCCAACTCAAACTCGGACTCGTGCTCCGGTTATGAAGAGAGATCGGCGGATCAGATCGGCCATAACCCGAGCAACGATTCCAGTTGCCACCATTTACCTCCACCTGCCCGCACAGCAACCACTGAACCAGCAACTGATAGCACTTCCATTGTCATAATCGTAATCTTACACTTAGCGTTGCCTAGCCTAGCCTAGTCTAGACTAGCCTAGCCTAGCCTAGCCCTAAAACTAGTTAGTGAATGTGATTAACCAGAGGTCACTGATGCAGTCACGGCTCATGTAACGTATTAATCGATTGGACTCCTAATTTATTCCCATTTGCTGTAcataattttctaaattattgCATAACATTTACACTTAGCTTTAGTCCaatacaatattaatttaggAGACTCGACGGCGGTTGGGTCCTTCGGTAGGGCATATTATCTCGTAAGTCGCTTCTCCCCGAATCGAACCATGCGGCAGAAgctattgtaattttattttataatttactttaattatttatttatagcagCTCATGCACGACAAaattaattctattaaaatgtttaaaacaaacaaattcaaatgaatttatattgACAGCGCTCACggtatttttttactttaatattttaaagccgAGCGAATAAATGGTAAAGAAAGGGACATagaaaaaaagggaatatatataaagactGTAAATCTGAATTGCTGAATTTCGGTCAGATGTTCCCCAGCAGTTTCATAACTG is a window of Drosophila gunungcola strain Sukarami chromosome 2R unlocalized genomic scaffold, Dgunungcola_SK_2 000030F, whole genome shotgun sequence DNA encoding:
- the LOC128256830 gene encoding serine proteinase stubble isoform X1 — its product is MGAQHTDSDTYTYTAARAVEASDLTLNKSRASAIAPAKMPRPSLVFSLLTLGSLLLLPTTIDASPVFVDNPSLAQFQSGRNIRHLPCIVRKSGRSGVCMFAIDCIKQNGTHLGTCIDRFYFGSCCAMKEEASLFAPEINDNSIDQNTISHFAHESTTLPTSALFKLTTESSLSSSSSTHQHATNELLRNVTQSYLSTAKPAPVRPASNSSLSSTRRPPLAHSTHKNSHFVVRTTVKPSVVQTTTTLTPTIKPPRRRTTTAKPVLTTAPIVVEQRIETTTVPTKFVTFQIVETTTPSVTEPTHLQETTTATSTRRHTRPTGSSSSVASRTTSKTTTTSTSTTPTPTTTTTTEAPATTTSTKAPVTTQRPTPPLRTTTPTKPHKTHSSRRPAPAKKPASSTTTTASGSQSTRKPADSLASSSTTANATTATTLPARRPVIQASSSSSTSTTTNVFKDELIKNGTTTRLPERTTQAPRPKPKPTGEIVKVPALLAEPATTTGTTATSSSSGPSKSPASATTPVVSKKKPSTTSAAPTTSTTTTTPKPTRRSTTKAPTTTTTTTKATTTTTKATTTTTSTTTTTTTTAKPLLTTEAPTTAPLTTTTKKTGLITWTDVEAEPPTNASISNDWQPAPPSNWLPLATQTPEAATQTLATTAPPSATDKVVISVATSVSEVETHGPGKPHRTTKPPKPSSTAKPATTTTTAATSTEKTTEAPPSSIELVSSTSSYTDISSEVAASSSSSSSTTSTTTSSPTSTAETTDYSGEEPNTTTIEATGSTTVAPANALEGVDYKEVCGRRMFPEPRIVGGANAAFGRWPWQISLRQWRTSTYLHKCGAALLNENWAITAAHCVDNVPPSDLLLRLGEYDLAEEEEPYGYQERRVQIVASHPQFDPRTFEYDLALLRFYEPVVFQPNIIPVCVPDNDENFIGQTAFVTGWGRLYEDGPLPSVLQEVAVPVINNTICESMYRSAGYIEHIPHIFICAGWKKGGYDSCEGDSGGPMVLQRETDKRFQLGGVISWGIGCAEANQPGVYTRISEFRDWINQILQF
- the LOC128256830 gene encoding serine proteinase stubble isoform X2, with product MFAIDCIKQNGTHLGTCIDRFYFGSCCAMKEEASLFAPEINDNSIDQNTISHFAHESTTLPTSALFKLTTESSLSSSSSTHQHATNELLRNVTQSYLSTAKPAPVRPASNSSLSSTRRPPLAHSTHKNSHFVVRTTVKPSVVQTTTTLTPTIKPPRRRTTTAKPVLTTAPIVVEQRIETTTVPTKFVTFQIVETTTPSVTEPTHLQETTTATSTRRHTRPTGSSSSVASRTTSKTTTTSTSTTPTPTTTTTTEAPATTTSTKAPVTTQRPTPPLRTTTPTKPHKTHSSRRPAPAKKPASSTTTTASGSQSTRKPADSLASSSTTANATTATTLPARRPVIQASSSSSTSTTTNVFKDELIKNGTTTRLPERTTQAPRPKPKPTGEIVKVPALLAEPATTTGTTATSSSSGPSKSPASATTPVVSKKKPSTTSAAPTTSTTTTTPKPTRRSTTKAPTTTTTTTKATTTTTKATTTTTSTTTTTTTTAKPLLTTEAPTTAPLTTTTKKTGLITWTDVEAEPPTNASISNDWQPAPPSNWLPLATQTPEAATQTLATTAPPSATDKVVISVATSVSEVETHGPGKPHRTTKPPKPSSTAKPATTTTTAATSTEKTTEAPPSSIELVSSTSSYTDISSEVAASSSSSSSTTSTTTSSPTSTAETTDYSGEEPNTTTIEATGSTTVAPANALEGVDYKEVCGRRMFPEPRIVGGANAAFGRWPWQISLRQWRTSTYLHKCGAALLNENWAITAAHCVDNVPPSDLLLRLGEYDLAEEEEPYGYQERRVQIVASHPQFDPRTFEYDLALLRFYEPVVFQPNIIPVCVPDNDENFIGQTAFVTGWGRLYEDGPLPSVLQEVAVPVINNTICESMYRSAGYIEHIPHIFICAGWKKGGYDSCEGDSGGPMVLQRETDKRFQLGGVISWGIGCAEANQPGVYTRISEFRDWINQILQF